From one Pontibacillus sp. HMF3514 genomic stretch:
- a CDS encoding DUF2188 domain-containing protein has product MPWDTNDYPSSLKNLDTAVRKKAIDIGNAMLDEGYDEGQAIPIATEQAKEWFENASEKEINQVKQMSDEDLKARDKEDKQYENRPELLEKGEHVVSHEDGWAVQAEDAKKPSDTYENKSDAIERAKEIAQNKGTSAIIHRKDGSIQDQYSYQD; this is encoded by the coding sequence ATGCCATGGGATACGAACGATTATCCAAGTTCTCTGAAAAACTTAGATACGGCTGTGCGCAAAAAGGCGATTGATATAGGGAATGCCATGTTAGATGAAGGATATGATGAGGGACAAGCCATTCCTATCGCGACTGAACAGGCAAAAGAATGGTTTGAGAATGCAAGTGAAAAAGAGATTAATCAAGTAAAGCAAATGAGTGATGAGGACCTTAAAGCACGTGATAAAGAAGATAAGCAATATGAGAATCGACCTGAGCTTCTAGAAAAAGGAGAACATGTTGTTTCTCATGAAGATGGGTGGGCCGTGCAAGCGGAGGATGCTAAAAAACCATCTGACACATATGAGAACAAAAGCGATGCAATAGAAAGAGCGAAAGAGATCGCTCAGAATAAAGGAACTAGTGCTATCATCCATAGAAAAGATGGCAGTATTCAAGATCAATATTCTTATCAAGACTAA
- a CDS encoding PAS domain-containing sensor histidine kinase, which translates to MVFQKEQLDNKMTVEDCFEMLDFAGKWGCYINHNRNRVLCNKSFTKMVNSEGELTVCDWLSFFSKKDQSILKVRVENPINQEDFYVRVQINQQHSNWVKTSLKIVQEGVFIIGDVPVPDHNIIDHDINEPVQQKQNYVNQNVDHFMTWLSLIDQEMVSTKPKMDPQVDALERFKGDQHIQTIMEEIPHGFSVLGDDWKIRYMNPTLEKIVGRRLDDLYQKNVWTVYPVEQYQDMYSKLKEAFETQEVMKIEQYVSDIGKTLELTVFPNGDEMTLFIQDLTEVRLYTRALQETEERFSLLAENINEVFWITTSDFETWEYMSPSFEKIFEMSIEEAYKDKDLWFQGVHEEDRDEVHSAFLFMRYQKVAVEYRFQMKNGDWKWIRSKGYPLQKGDKSIVVGVHEDITNLKEKDELQARTKQNETALRVAAGIAHEIRNPLTSIKGFMQLMMSNKMEVQKYSGIIFSELSRIETIVNEFMLLAKPTQKIELEETDVHDIMIYVTSLFKNQIEGQDIELIQNLDPSLPQCLSDPKRLKQIFINLVKNAVEAMEGGGSLTVKSEYIKQNSSLRFTVSDTGKGIEQEKLQRIGEPFFTTKEKGTGLGVMVTNKFVESLDGQIHYESEIGKGTSVIVTLPIKPI; encoded by the coding sequence GTGGTTTTTCAAAAAGAGCAATTGGATAATAAGATGACTGTTGAAGATTGTTTTGAGATGTTAGATTTTGCGGGCAAGTGGGGGTGCTACATCAACCATAATAGGAATAGGGTGCTCTGTAACAAATCATTCACTAAAATGGTCAATAGTGAAGGTGAGTTAACCGTTTGTGACTGGTTGAGCTTTTTTTCTAAAAAAGATCAATCTATCTTAAAAGTTCGAGTAGAGAACCCTATTAACCAAGAGGATTTTTATGTTCGTGTCCAAATTAATCAGCAGCACTCCAATTGGGTAAAGACATCTTTAAAGATCGTCCAAGAGGGGGTTTTTATTATCGGTGATGTTCCTGTTCCAGATCATAACATCATAGACCACGATATCAATGAACCTGTTCAGCAAAAACAAAACTACGTAAACCAGAATGTTGATCATTTTATGACTTGGCTTTCGTTAATCGATCAAGAGATGGTATCTACAAAACCAAAGATGGATCCACAAGTTGATGCCCTCGAACGTTTTAAAGGTGATCAACATATACAAACAATAATGGAAGAAATCCCTCACGGCTTTTCTGTCCTTGGTGATGACTGGAAGATTCGATACATGAATCCAACCCTTGAAAAGATTGTAGGTAGAAGGTTAGATGATTTGTATCAAAAGAATGTTTGGACGGTATATCCAGTTGAGCAATATCAAGACATGTATTCAAAATTAAAAGAAGCCTTTGAAACACAAGAGGTAATGAAAATCGAACAATATGTTTCTGATATTGGAAAGACACTTGAGTTAACTGTTTTTCCAAACGGAGACGAAATGACTCTTTTCATTCAAGACCTTACAGAAGTTCGTTTATACACTAGAGCCTTACAAGAAACAGAGGAACGTTTTTCACTATTAGCTGAGAACATTAATGAAGTATTTTGGATTACAACATCTGATTTTGAGACATGGGAGTACATGAGTCCTTCATTTGAAAAAATATTTGAAATGAGTATTGAAGAGGCTTATAAAGATAAAGATCTTTGGTTTCAAGGGGTGCATGAAGAAGACCGTGATGAAGTTCACTCTGCATTTTTGTTTATGCGCTACCAGAAAGTTGCAGTAGAGTATCGTTTTCAAATGAAAAACGGTGATTGGAAGTGGATACGTTCGAAAGGATATCCACTACAAAAAGGAGATAAATCCATTGTTGTAGGTGTTCATGAAGACATCACGAACTTAAAAGAAAAAGATGAATTACAGGCTAGAACAAAACAAAATGAAACGGCATTGAGAGTAGCGGCTGGTATTGCGCATGAAATTCGAAATCCATTAACGTCCATAAAAGGATTTATGCAACTTATGATGTCTAATAAGATGGAAGTTCAGAAGTATAGCGGAATTATTTTCTCAGAACTCTCAAGAATAGAAACGATTGTAAATGAGTTTATGCTTCTAGCAAAACCAACTCAGAAAATCGAATTAGAAGAAACTGATGTACATGACATCATGATTTATGTTACTTCATTATTTAAAAACCAAATTGAAGGGCAAGACATTGAACTCATACAAAACTTAGATCCATCTCTGCCTCAATGCTTATCAGACCCTAAACGTTTGAAGCAGATATTTATTAATTTGGTTAAGAATGCTGTAGAGGCAATGGAAGGTGGCGGTAGCTTAACCGTAAAAAGTGAGTACATTAAACAAAACTCAAGTCTTCGCTTTACAGTGAGTGACACTGGAAAAGGGATAGAACAGGAGAAGCTCCAACGTATAGGAGAACCCTTTTTTACAACGAAAGAAAAAGGAACTGGTCTCGGAGTTATGGTTACAAACAAATTTGTAGAAAGCTTGGATGGACAAATTCATTATGAGAGTGAAATAGGAAAAGGTACATCTGTGATTGTAACCCTTCCAATTAAACCAATATAA
- a CDS encoding AIM24 family protein, giving the protein MSKYTIDQFISQTKQDESENDYFELETPRMLEVNLDGQVWAKAGSMISYNGNIKFEREGILEHGLGKMFKKAFSGEGSSLMKANGNGKLYLADEGKKIIIFQLQNESITVNGNDLLAFEPGVNWDIKLMKKIAGMMSGGLFNVTLEGRGMVAITCHYEPLTLMVTPDQPVITDPHATVAWSGHLEPEFQTDVTLKSFFGRGSGESIQMKFSGEGFVIVQPFEEVYYSQSNG; this is encoded by the coding sequence ATGAGCAAATATACAATTGATCAATTTATTAGCCAAACCAAACAAGACGAGAGTGAAAACGATTACTTTGAATTGGAAACGCCGCGGATGTTAGAAGTAAACTTAGATGGACAGGTTTGGGCTAAAGCTGGCTCGATGATTTCATATAATGGCAATATTAAGTTTGAGCGTGAAGGAATTCTTGAGCATGGTCTTGGAAAGATGTTTAAAAAAGCATTCTCAGGTGAAGGTAGCTCACTTATGAAAGCCAACGGGAATGGAAAATTGTATTTAGCTGATGAGGGAAAAAAGATTATCATTTTTCAACTACAAAATGAATCCATTACGGTAAATGGTAATGATCTTCTTGCTTTTGAACCTGGTGTGAATTGGGATATCAAACTAATGAAGAAGATTGCGGGCATGATGTCAGGAGGCCTATTTAACGTGACTCTAGAAGGGCGAGGAATGGTAGCCATCACTTGTCATTACGAGCCCCTAACCTTAATGGTTACACCAGATCAACCCGTTATAACGGATCCTCATGCAACTGTCGCATGGTCTGGTCATCTGGAGCCTGAGTTTCAAACAGACGTCACATTGAAATCATTCTTTGGTAGAGGAAGTGGCGAATCAATCCAAATGAAGTTTTCTGGGGAAGGGTTTGTCATCGTACAGCCATTTGAAGAGGTCTATTATTCTCAATCGAACGGATAA
- a CDS encoding VanW family protein: MNVFQSLAIKPKKRHPIRAHAGKLYYRSKKHLEWIKHNQSYANTLHPQPLQRQVFTHKSKLYRQLREVDMWYQDNKVHNLSIAIKQLNGLIIKPGETFSYWKLIGNPSKRKGYIPGMILFYGSFKPGVGGGLCQLSNLIYWMTLHTPLTVLERHRHSYDVFPDANRKQPFGSGATCAYNFLDLQIQNKTEHPFQLNLWLTDEHLLGEWRSTHAPLTSYHVYEKEHVITHEHWGAYVRHNKIHRKVYNYQQQEIDDEYVTENHALMMYDPLLENNYNQKEEVFPRLTSSFSFFIIF; the protein is encoded by the coding sequence GTGAACGTCTTTCAATCATTAGCAATAAAGCCGAAAAAACGTCACCCTATTCGGGCTCATGCGGGAAAGCTATATTACCGATCCAAAAAGCATTTAGAATGGATAAAACACAACCAGTCCTACGCTAATACACTGCACCCCCAACCACTACAGCGCCAAGTTTTCACCCATAAGTCTAAGTTATACCGCCAATTACGAGAAGTCGACATGTGGTATCAGGATAATAAAGTCCACAACCTTTCAATCGCAATTAAACAGTTAAATGGGCTTATTATCAAACCAGGTGAAACATTCTCTTATTGGAAGTTGATAGGCAACCCATCAAAACGTAAAGGTTATATACCGGGCATGATTCTTTTTTACGGCTCCTTTAAACCAGGGGTTGGTGGTGGACTCTGTCAATTATCTAACCTCATTTACTGGATGACATTACACACGCCATTAACTGTACTAGAGCGCCACAGACATAGTTATGATGTGTTCCCAGATGCCAATCGAAAGCAACCATTTGGTAGTGGGGCAACATGTGCCTACAATTTTCTAGATTTGCAAATACAAAATAAGACAGAACATCCTTTCCAATTAAACCTTTGGTTAACAGACGAGCACCTTCTCGGTGAATGGCGATCAACCCATGCCCCCTTAACAAGCTATCATGTTTATGAAAAAGAACATGTTATTACACACGAACATTGGGGTGCATATGTACGCCACAACAAGATTCATCGGAAAGTCTATAACTATCAACAACAAGAAATTGATGACGAGTATGTGACCGAAAACCATGCCCTTATGATGTATGATCCTCTGCTAGAAAATAACTATAACCAAAAAGAGGAAGTCTTCCCTAGGTTGACATCCTCTTTTTCTTTCTTCATAATATTTTAG
- a CDS encoding CDGSH iron-sulfur domain-containing protein, with product MEIKVRDNGSLLVTGEFKVLDAEGNEFITKKACSLCRCGLSANKPFCDGAHKGNFQSEPRAK from the coding sequence ATGGAGATTAAAGTTAGAGACAATGGATCACTATTGGTTACTGGAGAATTTAAAGTTTTGGATGCAGAAGGAAATGAATTTATTACGAAAAAAGCTTGTTCCTTATGTAGATGTGGTTTATCAGCAAATAAGCCTTTTTGCGATGGAGCCCATAAAGGGAATTTCCAAAGTGAGCCGAGAGCTAAATAA
- the nhaC gene encoding Na+/H+ antiporter NhaC, with translation MKKEPSFLLALVPILALIISATSSIVVWEAGMFMPLIIGIIATAAIGFTLNHSWDDLQGFMKEGVTRALPAVFILLIIGTIVGAWILSGTIPTIIYYGLTFINPNVFLPTVALITGIVAVTLGSSFTAIATVGLAFMAIGTSMGFPAAHIVGATVSGAFFGDKLSPLSDTTNVAPAMVGVNLFDHVRHMLWDTIPAFIITILLFWFLGMNTPLSSVNSDQIQEVLTGLSESFVIHPLLLLLPLVTIILMAKRYPAVPSLVIVSALGGLIAIFVQGSGVSEVINAMTEGYKSQAENETIKELLSRGGLTSMLNTIGLIVVATALGGMLEGVQVFKVLLQQAIEKIQSTGSLILSTLLSTLVVSFASGSQFLALILPTRAFLDGYEKRGIDPKNLSRSVEAAGTVGINLVPWGVPAVFVSNLMSVSPYSFIPFIFFSYLVILINMIYGFTGWTIDKKQGLSKSYDLRKTG, from the coding sequence ATGAAGAAAGAACCGAGCTTTTTATTAGCCTTGGTCCCCATACTAGCTTTAATCATATCTGCTACCTCTTCCATTGTTGTGTGGGAAGCAGGAATGTTTATGCCGCTCATCATCGGCATTATAGCAACAGCAGCAATTGGTTTTACTTTAAATCACTCCTGGGATGATCTTCAGGGTTTTATGAAGGAAGGAGTTACCCGAGCATTACCTGCTGTCTTTATTTTATTAATTATTGGAACAATTGTTGGTGCATGGATTTTGAGTGGAACAATTCCAACAATCATCTATTACGGATTAACGTTTATTAATCCAAATGTTTTTCTACCTACTGTAGCCCTAATTACAGGAATCGTTGCAGTTACGTTAGGAAGTTCTTTTACTGCAATCGCAACAGTTGGTTTAGCCTTTATGGCAATCGGTACGAGCATGGGATTCCCGGCAGCTCATATCGTTGGTGCAACTGTTTCTGGTGCCTTCTTTGGTGATAAACTTTCACCTCTATCGGATACCACAAACGTAGCACCAGCTATGGTTGGTGTGAATCTATTCGACCACGTACGTCACATGTTATGGGACACAATTCCAGCATTTATTATAACGATTCTTTTATTCTGGTTCTTGGGAATGAACACACCATTATCATCAGTGAATTCCGATCAGATTCAAGAGGTATTAACAGGGTTAAGTGAATCCTTTGTTATTCACCCATTATTGTTACTGTTACCGCTTGTCACAATTATTCTAATGGCGAAACGGTACCCAGCTGTTCCATCACTTGTTATCGTGAGTGCACTTGGTGGATTAATTGCGATTTTTGTACAGGGAAGTGGAGTAAGCGAAGTTATTAACGCAATGACCGAAGGATACAAGTCTCAAGCAGAAAATGAAACTATTAAAGAACTCCTAAGTCGCGGTGGTTTAACTTCAATGCTAAATACCATTGGACTTATTGTTGTAGCAACAGCACTAGGTGGCATGCTTGAAGGCGTTCAGGTATTCAAAGTTCTTCTTCAGCAAGCTATTGAAAAAATTCAAAGTACAGGATCTCTTATTCTTTCAACTCTTTTATCCACTCTAGTTGTAAGCTTTGCTAGTGGATCACAGTTTCTAGCTCTCATTTTACCGACTCGTGCTTTCTTAGATGGGTACGAAAAAAGAGGCATAGACCCGAAAAACTTATCACGGTCTGTTGAAGCTGCAGGTACAGTTGGAATCAATCTAGTGCCATGGGGTGTTCCGGCTGTATTCGTAAGTAACCTGATGAGCGTTAGTCCATACAGCTTCATTCCGTTCATCTTCTTCTCTTACTTGGTAATCCTTATTAATATGATTTACGGATTCACTGGGTGGACGATTGATAAGAAGCAAGGATTATCGAAGTCCTATGACCTTCGAAAAACAGGTTAA
- a CDS encoding sodium:alanine symporter family protein — translation MDFITEFFKGINNFLWGPFMLLFLLGTGVWLTLHLGFIQVRFLGEGFKKTFAPLFKKDQEDGINSFKALATSISAQVGTGNLAGVATAIASGGPGAIFWMWISSFFGMATIFAESVLAQTYKKKQGEQPVGGPAFYIKYGLGSKWLAGFFAVAIIIALGFVGNMVQSNAITVAMNQTLNTDSFGISLLFGVLVAFFVGLILFGGIQRIANFAGNVVPVMALLYIIGSVVIVVLYWDQLIPTLSLIVNAAINPNAAAGGVLGATVKEAVRYGIARGLFSNEAGMGSTPHAHAVAKVKHPAEQGLVAMVGVFIDTVIICTLTALVVIMTDAHKTDLEASAITQEGFARGLGEFGIPFIAVCLLFFAFTTILGWAYFGEVNVRFLFGEKGVPTYRAIVLLFIVVGAIVKVEFVWQVADTFNALMVLPNILALLLLTKVVKRSWKEYRKTN, via the coding sequence GTGGATTTTATTACAGAATTCTTTAAAGGGATAAATAACTTCTTATGGGGACCTTTCATGCTCCTGTTTTTACTTGGGACAGGCGTTTGGCTTACCCTACATTTAGGTTTTATACAGGTACGGTTTTTGGGAGAAGGATTCAAGAAGACGTTTGCACCTCTTTTCAAAAAAGATCAAGAGGATGGAATCAATTCTTTTAAAGCATTAGCAACATCCATTTCTGCACAAGTTGGAACAGGTAACTTAGCCGGGGTTGCTACAGCAATTGCTTCAGGTGGACCTGGTGCGATTTTTTGGATGTGGATCAGCTCATTCTTTGGAATGGCGACGATTTTTGCAGAGTCTGTTTTAGCTCAAACATATAAGAAAAAGCAAGGAGAGCAGCCAGTTGGGGGACCAGCGTTTTATATTAAATATGGATTAGGCAGTAAATGGCTCGCTGGTTTTTTTGCTGTTGCAATTATTATTGCTCTTGGGTTTGTTGGGAATATGGTTCAATCTAATGCGATAACTGTAGCCATGAATCAAACATTAAACACAGATAGCTTTGGAATTAGCTTACTGTTTGGTGTGCTTGTGGCATTTTTTGTAGGTCTCATTTTGTTTGGTGGTATTCAGCGTATTGCGAACTTTGCTGGTAATGTTGTACCGGTTATGGCGCTATTATATATTATCGGAAGTGTCGTTATTGTTGTCTTATACTGGGATCAATTAATACCTACACTGTCCTTAATTGTCAATGCAGCTATTAATCCGAATGCAGCTGCTGGTGGTGTTCTAGGGGCTACAGTGAAAGAAGCGGTTCGTTACGGAATTGCACGAGGCTTATTCTCTAATGAAGCGGGAATGGGTTCGACACCTCACGCACACGCAGTGGCTAAGGTCAAACATCCAGCTGAACAAGGTCTGGTGGCAATGGTTGGTGTGTTTATTGATACGGTAATCATTTGTACGCTAACTGCCCTTGTTGTAATCATGACAGATGCTCACAAAACGGATTTGGAAGCAAGTGCAATTACACAAGAAGGCTTTGCTCGTGGATTAGGCGAATTTGGTATTCCATTTATCGCAGTTTGTTTACTGTTCTTTGCCTTTACAACCATTTTAGGTTGGGCTTACTTCGGTGAGGTCAATGTTCGCTTCTTATTTGGAGAAAAAGGGGTACCGACATATCGCGCCATTGTTTTATTGTTTATTGTAGTTGGAGCGATTGTAAAAGTAGAGTTTGTTTGGCAAGTCGCAGATACGTTTAACGCTCTGATGGTGCTTCCAAACATCCTTGCGCTTCTCTTATTAACAAAGGTTGTAAAGCGGTCATGGAAAGAGTATAGAAAAACGAATTAA
- a CDS encoding WG repeat-containing protein, whose product MKLFPAYKSTTDGDQWGYINKKGSFEIEPQYELAQDFQGNGLAIIQVKNKNGVINTKGDYVVEPYYDYITQYSEGRATVHNEKGVWVIDEKGNVLTSQPFSFISSYQQGRALYQETNEDTNETLYGYLDRDGGILIPAQYLSATDFQDGVAVVQTQEGKYQLIERDTSVLYKYPFEYVGQYGQGLLAYQEEGDPKYGFINKSGKVMIAPSFDAVQPFSEGRAVISKIEDYLYSYGLIDQKGNIILEPTYSDISRLGGKRIAVGKAVKEDQPYLGSMYAIADLNGNFLSDYRYQNVLPYDKGYASAHDDENTFFLNREGKIAQKLPVVPGQGTLRFQNSLIQANVDFQLIYLDRKGKVIWRPKNTIRLNNQFRVLRMKYKPNPDYLVYYPVIRGMEDTGLQKQVNEKLKDISQVKPIPSDEKLEYSYTGDFEIEFFKKHLVVIEMNGSQYYFGAAHPMPTKIYSNIDLVSGTFYELKDLFKEGAPYVKVISEIVEQQIKEQDINVFPDSYKGIQPNQPFYVNEESLFVYFAPYEITPYVAGFPTFEIPFSEIMNIIDTKGDFWRSFHHRE is encoded by the coding sequence ATGAAGCTGTTTCCTGCTTATAAATCAACAACGGATGGTGATCAGTGGGGATATATTAATAAGAAGGGTTCTTTTGAAATTGAACCTCAGTATGAACTTGCTCAAGATTTTCAAGGGAATGGGTTAGCAATTATTCAGGTTAAAAACAAGAATGGTGTTATTAATACAAAAGGCGATTATGTAGTTGAGCCATATTATGATTACATTACTCAATATAGTGAAGGGCGAGCTACGGTTCACAATGAGAAAGGTGTATGGGTGATTGATGAAAAAGGAAACGTTCTAACAAGTCAGCCTTTCAGTTTCATCAGTTCTTATCAACAAGGGAGGGCACTCTATCAAGAAACGAATGAAGATACAAATGAAACTTTATATGGCTACTTAGACCGTGATGGAGGAATTTTAATTCCTGCGCAGTATCTATCTGCTACTGATTTTCAAGATGGAGTGGCTGTTGTTCAAACGCAAGAGGGTAAGTATCAATTAATTGAACGAGACACGAGCGTTCTATATAAATATCCTTTTGAATATGTTGGTCAATATGGTCAGGGCTTGCTTGCTTATCAAGAAGAAGGAGATCCAAAGTATGGATTTATTAATAAATCAGGTAAGGTAATGATTGCTCCTTCTTTTGATGCAGTTCAACCTTTTAGTGAAGGGCGTGCTGTCATAAGTAAAATTGAAGATTATCTTTATTCTTATGGGCTAATTGATCAAAAAGGGAATATAATCTTAGAGCCGACTTATTCAGACATTAGTAGATTAGGGGGAAAAAGAATAGCTGTGGGTAAGGCGGTAAAAGAAGACCAACCTTACTTAGGTTCAATGTATGCTATTGCAGATCTTAATGGGAATTTCCTCTCTGATTATCGATATCAAAATGTTCTACCTTATGATAAAGGTTATGCTTCAGCTCATGATGATGAAAATACCTTTTTCTTAAATCGAGAAGGGAAGATTGCACAAAAGCTTCCGGTAGTGCCTGGGCAAGGTACGCTGAGGTTTCAAAACTCTTTGATTCAAGCGAATGTAGATTTTCAGCTTATATACTTGGATCGAAAAGGGAAAGTGATTTGGAGACCGAAAAACACGATTCGCTTAAATAACCAGTTCCGCGTTTTAAGGATGAAGTATAAACCTAATCCAGATTATCTAGTCTACTATCCTGTGATACGAGGTATGGAAGATACAGGTTTGCAGAAACAAGTAAACGAAAAGTTAAAGGATATCTCTCAGGTAAAGCCGATCCCATCAGATGAAAAGCTTGAGTATAGTTATACAGGAGATTTTGAGATTGAGTTTTTCAAAAAACATCTTGTAGTGATTGAGATGAATGGATCCCAATATTATTTCGGTGCAGCTCATCCAATGCCAACAAAAATATACAGTAATATCGATCTTGTATCAGGGACGTTTTATGAATTAAAGGATCTGTTTAAGGAAGGGGCTCCATATGTAAAAGTAATTAGTGAGATTGTAGAGCAACAAATTAAAGAGCAGGACATAAATGTATTTCCTGACAGCTATAAAGGAATACAACCTAATCAACCATTCTATGTAAATGAAGAGTCATTATTCGTTTACTTTGCACCTTATGAAATCACACCTTATGTAGCTGGTTTTCCTACATTTGAAATTCCTTTTTCAGAGATTATGAATATAATCGATACAAAAGGGGATTTCTGGCGATCATTTCATCATCGAGAATGA
- a CDS encoding sorbosone dehydrogenase family protein codes for MYKILIIMMIPLLFVVGCNKQDSNQSEQSEQTSSIQNVNATVQDSEVIATNLKVPWDIIQTDEGFFISQRGGTIIKVHENGQKTEMPLQMERDVVHRGEGGLLGFVLHPDYSQNQKAYVYHTYEEQGRRQNRVVLLKQVNQSWQEQKVMIEGIPGSNIHNGGRLEIGPDQLLYVSTGDAAQKSNAQDLNSLSGKILRMNLDGSIPSDNPYDNSYIYSYGHRNPQGMTWSEDGTMYASEHGSRAYDEINLIKPGANYGWPVIRGDEQKEGMERPVFHSGENTWAPSGLTYRNGHLYMAGLRGEQIREFDLEQKSSRVFVDGVGRVRDILFDGNDMYFITNNTDGRGTPQLNDDKLIKVVLQQDS; via the coding sequence ATGTATAAAATATTAATTATAATGATGATCCCGTTACTGTTCGTGGTAGGTTGTAATAAACAGGATTCTAATCAATCAGAGCAAAGTGAACAGACTTCTTCTATACAGAACGTTAATGCAACTGTACAGGATTCTGAAGTTATCGCAACGAACCTTAAAGTACCTTGGGATATCATTCAAACGGATGAAGGATTTTTCATTAGTCAACGTGGAGGAACCATCATAAAAGTTCATGAGAATGGTCAAAAGACGGAGATGCCATTGCAAATGGAACGCGATGTTGTACATAGGGGAGAAGGTGGATTACTTGGCTTCGTCCTTCATCCAGACTATTCACAAAATCAAAAAGCGTATGTGTATCATACCTATGAAGAGCAAGGAAGACGGCAGAATCGTGTCGTATTATTGAAACAAGTAAACCAGTCTTGGCAGGAGCAGAAGGTTATGATCGAAGGAATACCTGGAAGTAACATTCATAACGGGGGACGACTGGAAATTGGACCGGATCAACTACTTTATGTGTCTACTGGTGATGCAGCTCAGAAAAGTAATGCACAGGACTTAAATAGTCTGTCCGGCAAAATTCTTCGGATGAATTTAGATGGTTCGATCCCAAGTGACAATCCTTATGATAACTCGTATATCTATTCTTATGGACACAGAAATCCTCAAGGGATGACTTGGAGTGAAGATGGTACTATGTATGCTTCTGAACATGGTTCCCGTGCTTATGATGAGATTAATCTTATAAAGCCTGGAGCGAACTATGGATGGCCTGTTATACGTGGGGATGAACAAAAAGAAGGAATGGAGAGGCCGGTATTTCATTCGGGGGAAAATACATGGGCGCCTTCTGGTCTTACTTACCGAAATGGTCATTTATATATGGCAGGATTACGAGGTGAACAAATCCGTGAATTTGATCTTGAACAAAAATCCTCGAGAGTGTTCGTTGATGGTGTCGGACGTGTAAGAGACATTCTTTTTGATGGAAATGATATGTATTTTATAACGAATAATACGGATGGAAGAGGTACACCACAGCTGAATGATGATAAGTTAATTAAAGTGGTGTTGCAACAAGATAGTTAA
- a CDS encoding thioredoxin family protein, with the protein MQEAQSLEHVQSFVKKEKISLLYISRPNCSVCVSLLPQIEELLEDYPQIKSLYINAEDIPEIAGEYSIFTVPVIIVSVEGKEMLRKARIVPIEELNQQLYKMTSLMDD; encoded by the coding sequence ATGCAAGAAGCTCAATCACTAGAACATGTCCAATCATTTGTTAAGAAAGAAAAAATATCGTTACTTTATATTTCACGCCCCAATTGCTCAGTCTGTGTCTCATTACTTCCTCAAATTGAGGAGTTGCTTGAGGATTACCCGCAAATTAAGTCTTTGTATATAAACGCTGAAGATATCCCTGAAATTGCAGGAGAGTATTCTATTTTCACAGTACCAGTCATTATTGTCTCCGTAGAGGGTAAAGAAATGTTACGCAAAGCACGAATCGTTCCTATTGAAGAACTAAACCAACAACTTTATAAAATGACAAGTCTAATGGATGATTAA